The genomic DNA CGCCGGTGATGTCGAACTCGGGCAGGTCCGTGTTCTCGTCGCTGTGGAGCATCCAGATGTCGCGGATGGCGGTGGCCCGGTTACCGATGCCGTCCTCCGCCTCGTCGTCCCATGACATCAGGGTGGAGTCCCAGGCGTAGCTCTGGCCGATGCGCCCCTCGATCTGCTCGCCCAGGTCGCGTGCGAGGTAGCCTTGCTCGTGGAAGGCGCTGAGTGAGGTGAGCTCCTCCTCGAGTGTCTCGCGGTCGAGGTCCTCGCGGAGCTTCCGCTCGTCGAGGGCGAGCCGGCCGATCCGGCCGCCGTACTCGGCGTCGGTGAGCTCGTCCAGCTTGTCCTCGCGGTCCTCGATGAGCTCGCCCAGGTCGTCCTCCTTCTGCTCGATGCGCTCCCGCAGCTCCTCGATCTCGTCGTTCAGGCGGTCGACCCGCGGCCTGATGGTGTCCTGGAGCACGTCCGCGCGGCGGCTCCGGACCTCCTGCTTCAGCGCCCGGAGCTGGTCGCGGTTCCGCTGGTAGCCGTTGAGGTCCTCCTTGTGGGCCCGGTACGCCTCGAGCCACTCCTGGTAGTCGGGGCCGCCACTGCCGAGGAAGTCCGAGACGCCGGACAGCAGCCCGCCGTCATCCTCGGCCTCGTCCTCGACGGCCTGCTCCAGCTCCTCGATCTTGTCGTCGAGGAACCGCTGGAGCTCGCCCACCTTCTCGCTCGTGGTGGCGACGTTGTGCCCGTAGCCGTCCTCGCTCGCGACCTCCAGGTCCTTGTACTTCGAGTTGACGACCTCCCGCCAGGACTCGCGGATCCCCGCGCCCTCCTCCTCGATCCGCTTCTCGGCCCGTTCCATCGCGTAGGCGACGATCCGGTCGCCGTAGGACTCGCGGAGGTTGTCGACGATGGCGTCGATCTCCTCGGTCGTCGTCTCGATGACGTTGTTCCCGGAGTTGATGCGGCGCTCGACCTGCTCGGCGACGTCACCCCTGATCGCCTCGCTGTCCTCGTACTCCTTGAGTATCTCCGTCGGGTCCTCGAGGATGGCCTCCAGGGTCTCGCGCTCGGAGATCTTCTCCTTGCGCTGCTCGACGAGGTCCCCGTCGCGCTCCTCCTCGTCGGGCTCGACCTCGGCCCGGAGCTCCTCGATCCGCTCGTTCAGGCTGCAGTAGGCCCTGACGTCCTCGATTGGGACCGTCAGCTGGGTCTGACCGAACGAGCCGAACTGGAAGTTCCCCTCCGCCGTCTCGAACCAGTTCTCGATCTCGTTCCCGTACATCGAGAGCCCGTAGATGGCCGACATCATGGTGTTGTTGACCATCGAGCGGTAGGTCTCGGGCCCCCCCTGCTTGTTGTCGCCGTCGATCTGGTCCTCGTCGACGCCGATGAGGAAGTAGTGGCGGTACGGCGAACTGGTGATCTGCTCCTGCGGGTCGAGCCGGTCGATGTTGAACGTCGTCAGCCCCTCGTTGAGGTTCGCGATCTTCGAGTAGAGGTAGACCGGGAGCGGGTCGTGCTTGTCCGCGTCGATGAGCTTCTCGAGATCCTTGAGCGCGGCGTAGGCGTTGGCGTAGTACCGGTTGTCGCCCGGGGGGCTGAACGTGTCCAGGTTGTGCATGATCTCCGGCACGACCCCGACCCCCGCGGTGTAGATGTTCATCCCGCCGGCCGAGCCGCTGAGGTTGCCGGTGATCTCGTTCAGCATGTGGGCGATGAGCGGGAAGGTCCCGCTGCCGGTTCCGCCGCCCAGCGAGTGGACGTGGATGACGTTGACCTGCTTGGCGTTGATG from Haloglomus litoreum includes the following:
- a CDS encoding tubulin-like doman-containing protein, which translates into the protein MSVEPAPTIVVGVGQAGINVINRIHESDGLGWGDEYDKYFDYIAIDSSSNEVRNSPDKATQVDLRSPRRNIKTDQRAYPYLTESLQVGEKGAQRQRPVGRYKLDNTDMPSWDAHYEKISNAIEGHMRTCRQDPDINAKQVNVIHVHSLGGGTGSGTFPLIAHMLNEITGNLSGSAGGMNIYTAGVGVVPEIMHNLDTFSPPGDNRYYANAYAALKDLEKLIDADKHDPLPVYLYSKIANLNEGLTTFNIDRLDPQEQITSSPYRHYFLIGVDEDQIDGDNKQGGPETYRSMVNNTMMSAIYGLSMYGNEIENWFETAEGNFQFGSFGQTQLTVPIEDVRAYCSLNERIEELRAEVEPDEEERDGDLVEQRKEKISERETLEAILEDPTEILKEYEDSEAIRGDVAEQVERRINSGNNVIETTTEEIDAIVDNLRESYGDRIVAYAMERAEKRIEEEGAGIRESWREVVNSKYKDLEVASEDGYGHNVATTSEKVGELQRFLDDKIEELEQAVEDEAEDDGGLLSGVSDFLGSGGPDYQEWLEAYRAHKEDLNGYQRNRDQLRALKQEVRSRRADVLQDTIRPRVDRLNDEIEELRERIEQKEDDLGELIEDREDKLDELTDAEYGGRIGRLALDERKLREDLDRETLEEELTSLSAFHEQGYLARDLGEQIEGRIGQSYAWDSTLMSWDDEAEDGIGNRATAIRDIWMLHSDENTDLPEFDITGAGRHEFRRSDEEGVFPSFEDPYTVQFLSYTLDSPLTSLQVYTELDRAAEEGWLDAIIDVWDDYRLAFAYPEWYGREIQKVFAIETSTELPELPELDETKITVQKESGELKAWISSHGLASYLWNGDEWDDFNGYITVDGHEYAGWKHYLSEEYGLTYNDMRDVVPSGRTAELWHAGEITWEELLTEVQENLIEKHGVEVKLTRG